One Fibrobacter sp. UWB16 DNA window includes the following coding sequences:
- a CDS encoding glycosyltransferase family 1 protein: MNLLIDMSCINAKNVHASIPTYITKLVDSFYSNGISNITLLADISQFKSYSQRYPNYKIYTIKRNYLLYRIPIISDLYARYTYKKALSKINCDTVLIASDQDRGTIAEITQKKIIVIHDLKGIKTNSRIINLKNLAFYKKLINQASTVVAISGCTKKDIIQYLSISENKIHIIPNSVSLSKSSTQIEGIPNKYILYVNTLQPHKNVQTLIAAYNECKFKNDYKLVIVGKETTFWDNQVKSLIKQNKLEQNIIHLKDLSNEELHYVYENASLFITTSLHEGFGYTPIEAAICGVPVISSTSEALKESTQGLLNYYKPANDYISLSKKIDEIISTPPSKASLKAIAEKLKKDYSPETQLNRFIYITNSLNQG, encoded by the coding sequence ATGAATCTTTTAATTGACATGTCCTGCATAAATGCGAAGAATGTTCACGCAAGCATTCCTACATACATAACCAAGTTGGTTGACTCCTTTTACTCTAACGGGATTTCCAATATAACATTGCTAGCAGACATAAGCCAATTTAAGTCATATTCCCAAAGGTATCCAAACTACAAGATATACACAATCAAGCGAAATTATCTTCTTTACAGGATTCCAATAATCAGCGACTTATATGCTCGCTATACATACAAAAAAGCACTCTCAAAAATAAACTGCGACACAGTCCTTATCGCAAGCGATCAAGATCGCGGAACAATAGCTGAAATCACTCAAAAAAAAATCATCGTTATTCATGATTTAAAAGGGATAAAAACAAATTCCAGAATAATAAATTTAAAAAATCTTGCCTTTTACAAAAAACTTATAAATCAAGCATCTACAGTAGTAGCCATTTCTGGGTGTACAAAAAAAGACATTATTCAATATTTGTCTATTTCCGAAAACAAGATCCATATCATTCCCAATAGTGTATCACTGTCAAAAAGCAGCACTCAAATAGAAGGTATCCCCAACAAATACATTCTATATGTAAACACACTTCAGCCGCATAAGAATGTTCAAACACTTATAGCAGCATACAATGAATGTAAGTTTAAAAACGATTATAAATTAGTCATCGTTGGTAAAGAAACCACTTTTTGGGATAATCAGGTCAAATCGCTAATTAAGCAAAATAAACTAGAGCAAAACATAATCCATCTAAAAGATCTCTCTAATGAAGAACTCCACTATGTTTATGAAAACGCCTCTCTATTCATCACCACATCACTACATGAAGGCTTTGGCTACACCCCCATAGAAGCTGCAATATGCGGAGTCCCTGTAATCAGTTCAACTAGCGAAGCTCTAAAAGAGTCAACACAAGGATTACTAAATTATTACAAACCAGCAAATGATTATATTTCATTATCAAAAAAAATAGATGAAATTATCAGCACGCCTCCATCCAAAGCCTCACTAAAGGCAATTGCAGAAAAATTAAAAAAAGATTATTCTCCAGAGACCCAATTAAACAGATTTATTTATATAACAAATTCATTAAATCAAGGATAA
- a CDS encoding glycosyltransferase family 32 protein → MIPKVIHYCWFGHNKLPPLAKKCIASWRKFLPDYEIKEWNEDNFDVNNILYTKQAYKHKKYAFVSDYARFKILYEYGGIYFDTDVEVIKSLDDILAKGSFFGLENESHFACNPGLGFACKPKFHLLKEMLDLYANIQFETTSGTLNKKTIVKYFSEMLSSKGLQASPGIINFEGANFYPAEYFCPKPSEFGKIQITENTRTIHHYAASWIGPKQQFANFMIRIFGKKLIMKLYNLIK, encoded by the coding sequence ATGATTCCCAAAGTCATACATTACTGTTGGTTCGGTCATAACAAGTTGCCGCCTCTTGCAAAGAAATGCATTGCTTCATGGCGTAAATTTCTACCCGATTATGAGATAAAGGAATGGAACGAAGACAACTTTGATGTCAACAACATTCTCTATACAAAACAAGCCTACAAGCATAAGAAATACGCATTCGTCAGTGACTATGCACGATTCAAAATTCTTTATGAATACGGCGGAATTTATTTTGACACAGACGTTGAGGTCATCAAATCTCTAGATGATATTCTCGCAAAAGGATCATTTTTCGGTCTCGAAAACGAAAGCCATTTCGCTTGTAATCCCGGCCTTGGATTTGCCTGCAAACCAAAATTTCATTTATTAAAAGAAATGCTAGACTTATACGCCAACATACAGTTCGAGACTACATCTGGCACACTCAACAAAAAAACGATTGTCAAGTACTTTTCTGAAATGTTGAGTTCAAAAGGGCTACAAGCATCACCCGGCATTATTAATTTCGAAGGAGCAAACTTTTATCCGGCCGAATATTTCTGTCCCAAGCCTTCAGAATTTGGGAAAATCCAAATTACAGAAAATACACGCACAATTCACCATTACGCAGCATCATGGATTGGCCCTAAACAACAGTTTGCAAATTTTATGATTCGAATTTTTGGAAAAAAGCTGATAATGAAATTATACAACCTGATAAAGTGA
- a CDS encoding glycosyltransferase, whose amino-acid sequence MIRVCQVLHGIVGGGSEQVVLNYCSRMHDIHFDLLYQYEPNPQILERFREAGINCIQIPDKVHHPLKHLWTMFRIFRNGNYDVVHSHLDWFMNSYVCFLAMLAGVKKRIAHHHQAYTVSQPSRSGCNVTPDLFRGGIAYSIKTTLCSVMRIPCKLFATHWLACGEAAAINGWGANTVKTGKVTILPNAIDPERFKFCESVRREIRVKYGITDDDFVIGHVGRFFPEKNHKFIVELFSEYSQNHSNCKLLLVGNGPLQTEIQNQVKQKGIEGRVIFAGLQKDVVGFYSAMDVLLLPSTREAFPMTLIEAQYTGLPCIVSSAVPKETAITDCVFQLPIENAKPWCEMLSSLNLAVDRRNPQIKSERFDIWKCYGMLESLYQVV is encoded by the coding sequence ATGATTCGCGTTTGTCAGGTGTTGCATGGAATTGTTGGTGGTGGTTCGGAACAAGTCGTTTTGAACTACTGTTCGCGTATGCACGACATTCATTTTGATTTGCTATATCAGTACGAGCCGAATCCGCAAATTTTGGAACGGTTCCGCGAAGCTGGAATCAATTGTATCCAGATTCCAGACAAGGTGCATCATCCGTTGAAACATTTATGGACGATGTTTAGGATCTTTCGTAATGGTAATTACGATGTGGTCCATAGCCACTTGGATTGGTTTATGAACAGCTATGTGTGCTTCTTGGCGATGCTTGCCGGTGTCAAGAAACGAATTGCTCATCACCACCAGGCTTATACTGTTTCGCAACCTTCTCGTTCTGGCTGTAATGTCACCCCGGACTTGTTCCGGGGCGGAATCGCCTATTCCATAAAAACGACATTATGCTCCGTAATGCGAATCCCTTGCAAACTTTTCGCCACTCACTGGCTTGCTTGTGGTGAAGCTGCCGCCATTAATGGTTGGGGTGCAAATACGGTAAAAACTGGCAAGGTGACGATATTGCCCAATGCCATTGATCCGGAACGGTTTAAATTTTGCGAATCCGTACGGCGAGAAATCCGTGTGAAATATGGAATTACCGATGATGATTTTGTAATCGGACACGTTGGGCGATTTTTCCCTGAAAAAAATCACAAATTCATTGTTGAATTGTTTTCAGAATATTCGCAGAACCATAGTAATTGCAAATTGCTACTGGTAGGGAATGGGCCTCTGCAAACTGAAATTCAGAACCAAGTAAAACAAAAAGGTATTGAAGGTAGAGTCATTTTTGCTGGATTGCAAAAAGATGTCGTTGGATTCTATAGTGCAATGGATGTCCTTTTGTTGCCTTCAACGCGTGAAGCTTTCCCGATGACGCTGATAGAGGCTCAATATACTGGATTGCCATGTATAGTGAGTTCTGCTGTGCCAAAGGAAACTGCTATAACGGACTGTGTATTCCAATTGCCAATTGAAAATGCAAAGCCTTGGTGTGAAATGTTAAGCTCGCTGAACTTGGCTGTTGACCGCAGGAATCCGCAGATAAAAAGCGAACGGTTTGATATTTGGAAATGCTACGGAATGTTGGAATCACTTTATCAGGTTGTATAA
- a CDS encoding FkbM family methyltransferase: MDREMEKNDFVLTMKNGIKFYIPYYKTDLIQKEIANTKNFYEVEILNTIFKQSRFYTPQKGIFLDIGSNIGNHTLYCFSKDLIQSAYCFEPVQDTFQILQKNISINNLQNKVKLFNVGVGETRGTAQIKSYNINNTGSSQLKISSEGNIPIISIDDLKFEQDISFVKIDVEGFELNVIKGMLNTIKTHKPTIFIEIRNPFFNEINKYLKDFGYNHQRIDNETDNDISNYLFFYNG, translated from the coding sequence ATGGATAGAGAAATGGAAAAGAATGATTTCGTTTTGACCATGAAAAATGGGATAAAATTTTACATTCCATATTACAAAACGGATCTTATTCAAAAAGAAATTGCCAACACAAAAAATTTTTATGAAGTAGAAATACTAAACACAATCTTCAAACAATCCAGATTTTACACGCCCCAAAAAGGAATTTTTCTTGACATTGGTTCAAATATAGGAAATCACACTTTATATTGTTTTTCAAAGGACCTTATACAAAGCGCATACTGTTTTGAGCCCGTACAAGACACTTTTCAAATATTACAGAAAAATATTTCGATAAACAATCTTCAAAATAAAGTGAAATTATTTAATGTTGGCGTAGGAGAAACACGAGGAACGGCACAAATAAAAAGCTACAACATAAACAACACGGGTTCGTCACAACTAAAGATCTCAAGCGAAGGCAATATTCCAATAATTTCCATCGACGATTTAAAATTTGAGCAAGATATTTCTTTTGTAAAAATTGATGTTGAAGGATTCGAACTCAATGTTATAAAAGGAATGCTCAACACAATTAAAACGCACAAGCCCACTATATTCATAGAAATTAGGAATCCGTTTTTCAATGAAATCAACAAATACTTGAAAGATTTTGGATACAACCACCAAAGAATAGATAACGAAACCGATAATGATATAAGCAATTATTTATTTTTTTACAACGGGTAA